The following coding sequences lie in one Kingella potus genomic window:
- a CDS encoding ribbon-helix-helix protein, CopG family yields MALSRHEIQKKSDQKRGVKNKAFKMKLEDIALIEETAQRLGISQIDLVVRAVREYAERKP; encoded by the coding sequence ATGGCACTGTCAAGACACGAAATCCAAAAGAAATCCGACCAAAAGCGCGGTGTAAAAAACAAAGCCTTCAAAATGAAGCTGGAAGACATCGCGCTAATCGAGGAAACCGCCCAAAGGCTGGGCATCAGCCAAATCGACCTGGTTGTCCGCGCCGTGCGCGAATACGCCGAACGCAAGCCCTAG
- a CDS encoding helix-turn-helix transcriptional regulator: MIEHLNAEQTAELLGIAKSTFLRKYAVRPDFPDRIRISRKIMFWKRDEVEAWRNRHREQRPKI; this comes from the coding sequence ATGATCGAGCACCTAAATGCAGAACAGACGGCCGAACTACTCGGCATTGCCAAAAGCACCTTCTTGCGCAAATACGCCGTCCGTCCCGACTTCCCCGACCGCATCCGCATTTCGCGAAAAATCATGTTTTGGAAACGTGATGAAGTTGAAGCATGGCGCAACCGCCACCGAGAACAACGCCCAAAAATATGA
- a CDS encoding S24 family peptidase yields the protein MGAGIEADDPDAVIDFVVVARAWAKQQFGGSLDSLRVINAKGDSMEDTISDGDIVFADSSVCCYEGDGIYVIATASGLRIKRLQALIGGGLNIISDNKAYPVETIPPESLEHIRICGRVKGRWTLGTF from the coding sequence ATGGGCGCGGGCATCGAAGCCGACGATCCCGATGCCGTGATTGATTTTGTCGTTGTTGCCCGCGCCTGGGCCAAACAGCAATTCGGCGGCAGCCTCGACAGCCTGCGCGTCATCAACGCCAAAGGCGACAGCATGGAAGACACCATCTCCGACGGCGACATCGTTTTTGCCGACAGCTCCGTCTGCTGCTACGAAGGCGACGGCATCTACGTCATCGCCACCGCCTCCGGCCTGCGCATCAAACGCCTGCAAGCACTCATCGGCGGCGGCCTCAACATCATTTCCGACAACAAAGCCTACCCCGTGGAAACCATCCCCCCCGAAAGCCTCGAACACATCCGCATCTGCGGCCGCGTCAAAGGCCGCTGGACGCTGGGTACGTTTTGA
- a CDS encoding type II toxin-antitoxin system VapC family toxin — protein sequence MIVLDNNALVFLYRPEGGQEDHSIRMKHLFECQKEQGGIFGIPAPVLSEFLIGEPSPAKRQEFLQLFGAKSRIFKILPFDMKSAAVCAIISDRLKNLPNEESKEPRQKIKIDRQIIAIALSNSAQSVISHDKNLLNTAARLDLKAMSVEDIELPPEMQPGLF from the coding sequence ATGATCGTGCTGGACAACAACGCCTTGGTTTTCCTTTACCGCCCCGAGGGCGGGCAGGAAGACCACAGCATCAGGATGAAGCACCTGTTTGAATGCCAAAAAGAACAAGGCGGCATTTTCGGCATACCCGCCCCCGTGCTATCCGAGTTTCTCATCGGCGAACCAAGCCCCGCCAAACGGCAGGAATTTTTGCAACTGTTTGGCGCGAAAAGCCGGATTTTCAAAATACTGCCTTTCGATATGAAAAGCGCGGCCGTCTGCGCCATCATCTCCGACAGGCTCAAAAACCTGCCAAACGAAGAAAGCAAAGAACCGCGCCAAAAAATCAAAATCGACCGTCAGATTATCGCAATCGCCCTAAGCAACAGCGCACAGTCCGTTATCTCCCACGATAAAAACCTACTGAACACAGCAGCCAGGCTGGACTTGAAAGCCATGTCGGTTGAAGACATAGAACTGCCGCCCGAAATGCAGCCGGGCTTGTTTTAA
- a CDS encoding lambda exonuclease family protein, producing MQQHTPEWHAARLGKLTASRIHEATTKSARSCSGYLAARENYKAELICERLTGRPYGGLNTPAMQHGTDTEPQARAAYMLETGNDVAETGFIPHPGIAMSGASPDGLIGADGLIEIKCPNTATHIDFLRSGRPKPQYLAQMQWQMACTGRQWCDFVSYDPRLPETLAIRIKRIERDNDTIARLEAEAEKFLNETAAETEYLQNL from the coding sequence ATGCAGCAGCACACCCCCGAATGGCACGCCGCCCGCCTCGGCAAACTCACCGCCAGCCGCATCCACGAAGCCACCACCAAATCCGCCCGCAGCTGCAGCGGCTACCTGGCCGCCCGCGAAAACTACAAAGCCGAACTGATTTGCGAACGCCTCACCGGCCGGCCCTACGGCGGCCTCAACACCCCCGCCATGCAGCACGGCACCGACACCGAGCCGCAAGCCCGCGCCGCCTACATGCTCGAAACCGGCAACGACGTAGCCGAAACCGGCTTCATCCCACACCCGGGCATCGCCATGAGCGGAGCCAGCCCCGACGGCCTGATTGGCGCAGACGGCCTGATTGAAATCAAATGTCCCAACACCGCCACCCACATAGATTTTTTACGCAGCGGCCGCCCCAAGCCCCAGTATTTGGCGCAAATGCAATGGCAAATGGCCTGCACCGGCCGGCAATGGTGCGACTTCGTCAGCTACGACCCCCGCCTGCCCGAGACCCTCGCCATCCGCATCAAACGCATAGAGCGCGATAACGACACCATCGCCCGCCTCGAAGCCGAAGCCGAGAAATTCCTAAACGAAACCGCAGCCGAAACCGAATACCTGCAAAACCTATAA
- a CDS encoding flagellar protein required for flagellar formation, which produces MQNQSVTSQLREELFTTLRGLKDGSVNIETAHAVSKISSNIISTVVVEIQAAQTVGADKISSINGLDARQIRGGVVHKLKG; this is translated from the coding sequence ATGCAAAATCAAAGCGTAACCTCCCAACTGCGTGAAGAACTCTTCACCACCCTGCGCGGCCTCAAAGACGGCAGCGTCAACATCGAAACCGCCCACGCCGTCAGCAAAATCAGCAGCAACATCATCAGCACAGTCGTAGTCGAAATCCAGGCCGCCCAAACCGTCGGCGCAGACAAAATCAGCTCCATCAACGGACTGGATGCCCGACAGATACGCGGCGGCGTGGTTCACAAACTGAAAGGATAA
- a CDS encoding dihydrolipoyl dehydrogenase has product MKQLTADVVVIGGGTAGMGAFRNALMHTDNAYLVESEVFGTTCARVGCMPSKLLIAAAEARYHALHTDPFGVHLDKGSVRVDGREVMARVKAERDRFVGFVVEDVEAWPSEKRIMGAARFIDEHTVEIGGHTRIRADRIVIATGSRPFVLPQWRETAGDRLIVNDDVFSWDTLPESVAVFGPGVIGLELGQALTRLGVNVEIFGLGGSLGGISDPAVLAEAKSIFGAELKLRLDAETQITRNEKGDVVVNWHDRETGGSGVFTAQYLLAAAGRIPNTDNIGLENLAIELDGRGVPKAHPLTMQTSIPHIFIAGDASNQLPLLHEASDQGKIAGDNAGRYPHIGNGLRRSLIGVVFTDPQIATVGMRYAQMRERYKNPECVVIGEVSFQNQGRSRVMLVNKGRLRVYAEQGTGRFIGAEMTGPAAEHLAHLLAWAHQSGMTVPQMLDMPFYHPVIEEGLRTALRDAMAKLKIGEVHSECKECVGG; this is encoded by the coding sequence ATGAAACAACTCACCGCAGACGTGGTCGTCATCGGCGGCGGCACCGCCGGCATGGGCGCGTTCCGCAACGCCCTCATGCACACCGATAATGCCTACCTCGTCGAAAGCGAAGTGTTCGGCACCACCTGCGCCCGCGTCGGCTGTATGCCTTCCAAGCTGCTGATAGCCGCCGCCGAAGCCCGCTACCACGCGCTGCACACCGACCCCTTCGGCGTGCATCTCGACAAAGGCAGCGTCCGCGTCGACGGGCGCGAAGTGATGGCGCGCGTCAAAGCCGAGCGCGACCGCTTCGTCGGCTTCGTTGTCGAAGACGTGGAAGCCTGGCCGTCTGAAAAACGCATTATGGGAGCCGCCCGCTTTATCGACGAACACACCGTCGAAATCGGCGGCCACACCCGCATCCGCGCCGACCGCATCGTTATCGCCACCGGCTCGCGTCCCTTCGTATTGCCGCAATGGCGCGAAACGGCGGGCGACCGACTGATTGTCAACGACGACGTATTCTCATGGGACACCCTGCCCGAAAGCGTTGCCGTTTTCGGCCCCGGCGTGATCGGACTCGAACTCGGCCAGGCACTTACCCGCCTGGGCGTAAACGTCGAAATCTTCGGCCTGGGCGGCTCGCTCGGCGGCATCAGCGACCCCGCCGTGCTGGCCGAAGCCAAAAGCATTTTCGGCGCGGAACTCAAACTCCGCCTCGATGCCGAAACCCAAATCACGCGCAACGAAAAAGGCGATGTCGTCGTCAACTGGCACGACCGCGAAACAGGCGGCAGCGGCGTGTTCACCGCCCAATACCTGCTTGCCGCCGCCGGCCGCATCCCCAACACCGACAACATCGGCCTCGAAAACCTCGCCATCGAGCTGGACGGGCGCGGCGTACCCAAAGCCCACCCGCTCACCATGCAGACCAGCATCCCGCACATCTTCATCGCCGGCGACGCATCCAACCAGCTTCCCCTGCTGCACGAAGCCAGCGATCAGGGCAAAATCGCCGGCGACAACGCAGGCCGCTACCCGCACATCGGAAACGGCCTGCGCCGCAGCCTGATCGGTGTCGTGTTTACCGACCCGCAGATTGCCACCGTCGGCATGAGATATGCCCAAATGCGCGAGCGTTACAAAAATCCCGAATGCGTCGTGATCGGCGAAGTTTCCTTCCAGAATCAGGGACGCAGCCGCGTGATGCTGGTCAACAAAGGCCGCCTGCGCGTCTATGCCGAGCAGGGAACCGGCCGCTTTATCGGTGCGGAAATGACCGGCCCGGCCGCCGAACACCTCGCCCACCTGCTGGCTTGGGCGCACCAGTCGGGCATGACCGTGCCGCAAATGCTCGATATGCCCTTCTACCATCCCGTTATCGAAGAAGGCCTGCGCACCGCCCTGCGCGACGCGATGGCCAAACTCAAAATCGGCGAAGTGCACAGCGAATGCAAAGAATGCGTCGGCGGCTGA
- a CDS encoding ribbon-helix-helix protein, CopG family — protein sequence METKKYDQAAYNRKSREKHGIRQKSFALDPDTIALLERLAAERGETQTAVFKAALNKLAEG from the coding sequence ATGGAAACGAAAAAATACGACCAAGCCGCCTACAACCGCAAAAGCCGCGAGAAACACGGCATACGCCAGAAGTCTTTTGCGCTCGACCCCGACACCATAGCCCTACTGGAGCGGCTGGCGGCAGAACGCGGCGAAACCCAAACCGCCGTATTCAAAGCAGCCTTGAATAAATTGGCAGAAGGTTGA
- the bet gene encoding phage recombination protein Bet: protein MSIANTQALALAKQFGIQGDPAELVQTLKATAFKGNATDAQFNALLIVATQYSLNPFTKEIYAFPDKSNGITPVVGVDGWARIINSNSQFDGMDFQQDNESCTCRIYRKDRSHPIVVTEYLDECRRNTQPWQSHPKRMLRHKAMIQAARLAFGFTGIYDEDEAERIKDAKDGIRPEAASPFAGERQHPRRAEITAAGEAAANQGIEAYRAWFGGIGKEERHILGADEHNRLKAIADNTIQAEPAADPRPTLDAQQFDELAGRIITGEADYTEAQAYALTAEQQERLDKL, encoded by the coding sequence ATGAGCATCGCCAACACCCAAGCCCTCGCCCTAGCCAAACAATTCGGCATACAAGGCGACCCCGCAGAACTCGTGCAAACCCTCAAAGCCACCGCCTTCAAAGGCAACGCCACCGACGCACAGTTCAACGCCCTCTTGATTGTCGCCACCCAATACAGCCTCAACCCCTTTACCAAAGAAATCTACGCCTTTCCCGACAAAAGCAACGGCATCACCCCCGTTGTCGGCGTAGACGGCTGGGCGCGCATCATCAACAGCAACAGCCAGTTTGACGGCATGGACTTCCAACAAGACAACGAAAGCTGCACCTGCCGCATCTACCGCAAAGACCGCAGCCACCCCATTGTCGTAACCGAATACCTCGACGAATGCCGCCGCAACACCCAGCCCTGGCAAAGCCACCCCAAACGCATGCTGCGCCACAAAGCCATGATACAGGCCGCCCGCCTCGCCTTCGGCTTCACCGGCATCTACGACGAAGACGAAGCCGAACGCATCAAAGACGCCAAAGACGGCATCCGCCCCGAAGCCGCCAGCCCCTTTGCCGGCGAACGCCAACACCCCCGCCGCGCCGAAATCACCGCCGCCGGCGAAGCCGCGGCCAACCAAGGCATAGAAGCCTACCGCGCATGGTTTGGCGGCATCGGCAAAGAAGAGCGGCACATCCTCGGCGCAGACGAACACAACCGCCTCAAAGCCATCGCCGACAACACCATCCAAGCCGAACCGGCCGCCGACCCCCGCCCCACACTCGACGCGCAGCAGTTTGACGAATTGGCCGGCCGCATCATCACCGGCGAAGCCGACTACACCGAAGCGCAGGCCTACGCCCTCACCGCCGAACAACAGGAACGCCTCGACAAACTGTGA
- a CDS encoding glutathione peroxidase, giving the protein MSIKTEAELNGSKVPSVVFHTRQGDAWVDVSTDDLFKGKTVAVFSLPGAFTPTCSSTHLPRYNELAKEFFKRGVDSILCVSVNDTFVMNAWLADQEAENITVVPDGNGEFTRGMGMLVSKEGLGFGDRSWRYSMLVKDGVVEKAFIEPVKDGDPFEVSDADTMLKYIDPNWKEQPSIAIFAKPGCQFCAKAKKALQDKGLAFEEIVLGRDASTTSVRAVTGKATAPQVFIGGQYIGGSDELEAYLAKN; this is encoded by the coding sequence ATGAGCATCAAAACCGAAGCCGAACTGAACGGCAGCAAAGTACCTTCCGTCGTATTCCACACCCGCCAGGGCGACGCATGGGTAGACGTATCCACCGACGATCTGTTCAAAGGCAAAACCGTAGCCGTGTTCAGCCTGCCCGGCGCGTTCACGCCCACTTGTTCTTCCACCCACCTGCCGCGCTACAACGAGCTGGCCAAAGAGTTTTTCAAACGCGGCGTAGACAGCATCCTGTGCGTGTCCGTCAATGATACATTCGTCATGAATGCCTGGCTGGCCGATCAGGAAGCGGAAAACATCACCGTCGTACCCGACGGCAACGGCGAATTTACACGCGGCATGGGTATGCTGGTAAGCAAAGAAGGCTTGGGCTTCGGCGACCGCTCCTGGCGTTACTCCATGCTGGTGAAAGACGGCGTGGTGGAAAAAGCCTTTATCGAGCCGGTGAAAGACGGCGATCCGTTTGAAGTGTCCGATGCCGACACCATGCTCAAATACATCGACCCGAACTGGAAAGAGCAGCCCTCTATCGCCATTTTTGCCAAACCCGGCTGCCAGTTCTGTGCCAAAGCCAAAAAAGCACTGCAAGACAAAGGCTTGGCATTTGAAGAAATCGTGCTCGGCCGCGACGCTTCCACCACTTCCGTCCGCGCCGTTACCGGCAAAGCCACCGCGCCGCAGGTATTCATCGGCGGACAATACATCGGCGGCAGCGACGAGCTGGAAGCCTATCTGGCCAAAAACTAA